Part of the Mytilus edulis chromosome 9, xbMytEdul2.2, whole genome shotgun sequence genome, CACACAAGTTTATAAATACCATAGAGAAACATGGTAAATTGTTGAGAAACTACACACAGAATATCGACACACTGGAACAAGTTGCTGGTATTACTAAAGTAATTCAATGTCATGGTAGGTTATATGAAgtaattatttttatgcccctgctttcacggagggggcattaaggtttacccttgtctgtctgtaagtccctagacacattccccatttgattttataaatgataaatattggTTGTTGAAGAACAAACGATTCTTTCATCACTAAAGGAAGGCTATATTGTGGAATGAGTATTGTTTGTTGAAATTCAAGAACTATAAAATTTCTTCCTTTTGTCAATTTTCTATCAGTCAAAGAGGAACAGTTCTTTCGTCACTAAAGAAAGCTGTTTTTGTGAAATGAAAACTTTTTATTGGAAATCAGATACTAATAAAGTTTTCATCTTTGTTAAGTTTTACTTTCAACAGCAATTTTTGACATATATGAATTTTGACATTTGTTACTTGACCTTGACTTAAATTTAATGCTTCAGTGGTCAGATTAAGTATGTGCAATCATAGAGAAATTACATTTGTTTATCATAATTACACATTTGTATAAAAGGTGCAAACAACAGCAGTGCTGAATACTAGCTgagaaatatattgtttatatcttGTTCATCATTAAAACAAAGTTTTATATATTCCAGGTTCTTTTGCTACAGCCACTTGTATGTCATGTAAACACAAAGTTAGTGCAGAAATTGTAAGAGAAGATATATTTAATCAGGTGGgtagatattaaagattttaCTAAAATTGTCAATTACAGACAAACTTGCTTAGGGtattctgctctttggtcaggttgttgtctttttgacgcattccccttttccattctcaattttatcaattacTTTCTTTAATCAAGGTTAAATACCATTAACTGGTTTTCTTTGCTAAATGTAGATAGGACAGTTAGTATTTTAGTTTTAAAACTTGAGCAAATAATTTTACAGATTAAAACTGTTGTTATGTACATAATTCTAAATTAACATAAATTTAAACAAGGGCACATACCTCTAGAacacatttttaaaggaaatcaattttaagaaaaaatgttttatcatactgtggattcatttattttcatgactgatgggtaccaattttcatggatgaagaaaaacttgcatgttcatggacatttaattttgtggttttgccaaagtcttcatacaagcctatagaaaaattttcattcattgaatatttaatttcactGTTCACTTATACACACAAAAATATCCACgcaaattggtatccaatgaataataatgaatccacagtacctcaAATTCAGGTGAGAAAACTATTTTTGAGAAAGATAGATTTTTAAAGCCAAAATCTTCTAATGTCAACTTTGCATAAAGAATTTAAcgtatttattgtattatttctattgTTTAGGTTATACCCAAATGTTCAGTGTGCCCTCCAGACAGTCCAACGTCAATAATGAAACCAGACATAGTATTTTTTGGTGAAAGTTTGTCTGATGAGTTCCACAAACAAATGACGGAAGACAAAGACAAATGTGATCTACTTATTGTGATTGGATCATCTCTCAAAGTGAGACCAGTGGCACTTATACCAAGTAAGTTGTTGTATCATCTCTCAAAGTGAGACCAGTGGCACTTATACCAAGTAAGTTGTTGTGTCATCTCTCAAAGTGAGACCAGTCGCACTTATACCAAGTGAAGTGTGTGTAATCTCTCAAAGTGAGACCAGTCGCACTTATACCAAGTAAGTTGTTGTGTCATCTCTCAAAGTGGGACCAGTGGCACTTATACCTAGTAAGTTGTTGTGTCATCTCTCAAAGTGAGACCAGTGGCACTTATACCAAGTAAGTGGTTGTGTCATCTCTCAAAGTGAGACCAGTGGCACTTATACCAAGTAAGTTGTTGTGTCATCTCTCAAAGTGAGACCAGTGGCACTTATACCAAGTAAGTTGTGTCATCTCTCAAAGTGGGACCAGTGGCACTTATACCAAGTAAGTTGTGTCATCTCTCAAAGTGGGACCAGTGGCACTTATACCAAGTAAGTTGTGTCATCTCTCAGAGTGGGACCAGTGGCACTTATACCAAGTAAGTTCTGCATCTCTCAAAGTGGGACCAGTGGCACTTGTACCAAGTAAGTTGTGTCATCTCTCAAAGTGAAACCAGTGGCACTTATACCAAGTAAGTTGTTGTGTCATCTCTCAGAGTGAGACCAGTGGCACTTATACCAAGTAAGGTGTGTGTAATCTCTCAAAGTGAGACCAATGGCACTTATACCAAGTAAGTTGTGTCATCTCTCAAAATGGGACCAGTGGCACTTATACCAAGAAAGTTTCTTGAAAATAagagtggttttttttctcaagataTTTATGGAACAATACAGGAAAGAGGAAgataaagtatgaaatataggTCGCAACATCAATTTTTCTTGCTTTTTCAATTTCAAGCAGAAGAgttattaaaaaatgcataacaaAACATACTACAAAAATCCGTACACAAGAAAAGCACTTAATAGGTCTATGCTAACAGTACAATAGATGACCAAAAAACCTATTAAATTGAATAAGAATGAACAATTACCAATCAAAAAATGCTCTAAGTTTAGAGAGTATAACCTGTTGATTTGAAActtgacatatatattgtattactTTATACAGATGTAGTATATAAGTTTTATGTGTATTATTCAAGGTGCATATTATACTTAACTATAGGtttaaatatgtaattttatgtATTTCAGATTCATTGCCTGAAGATGTACCTCAGATTCTCATCAATAGAGAACCtcttaaacatttaaactttGATGTTGAATTACTTGGTGATTGTGATGCTATTGTTGAGGAGCTGTGTAAACATTTAAATTGGGACAACAAATCACGATCACCATTACTTCATGAAATATCAAAATGTGAACTAAAAACACCAACATCGTCAGACCTTGATGACAGTGGCAGTGACAATGATGTCAAAGGTCAGGGGTCACTTGAAAATAAAAGTGAAGAAGGTAAATCAGATGACAGAAACTGTGATCAAAAGACAGCCAAAGAAGTGTCCAACTTACAGCATGTCAAAGTTTGTGATGAGATAGATGAAAATAACAgtgttaaaaatgacaaaaagccACACATTCCGGTCAGTGTTGTGTTGGACAATAGTGAAAGCTGTACTGTTATAAATAAATCAGATTCTAGTCCGGTAATTACTTCACAAAAGACTGATGAAACAGATGGTCTAACTATTAATGGAAATACTTCTCTAGAGACCAGttctaaaataattgaatcagagACTCAAGACAGATCTGTAGCTGATGAAAGTAGAAGTAAGACCACTTCTGAAAATTCTAAACTAGATAGCAAAGACAGTTCTTTGTCTGGTAAATCAAAGAATAATTCAGCATTAGCAGTGGATAGCAACAAGAATGGTTTACTGTTGTCTGATGATCCCAAAGATGAGGAGGATGATGACGATGAAGACTTTGAGATAACTAACATGTGGAAATCAGGTCATCATGGAAGTCTTGCTAAAAGATTAGAAGGTTTTTATTTACCTAAAATGGCTAAAATGATCAAATTATGCATCCATAGAATTATTACTCAATTGAGATGGATTTTTTTCACTTTACATACTGATTGATTGGGAATTGTCAATAAGCACACTTACTGAATACTGAAtttttcaacaattaaaaaaaattaatgctaAAGCTTTCATTTTTGGCATAACTGtatgaaaattagaaagattttgtattttatatttttatgtcccacctatgatagtagaggggcattatgttttctggtctgtaagTCCATTcatccatccgtctgtccgtttgtttgtctgttttatccgttggtcctgcttcaggttatagtttttggtcaaggtagtttttgatgaagttgaagtcctatcaacttgaaactttgtacacatgttccttatgatatgatctttctaattttagtgccaaattagagttttaaccccaatttcacagtccactgaatatagaaaatgatagtgcgagtggggcatccgtgtactggggacacattcttgtttaattttctaaaaaatagaaaaataaaatcactgtataaaaaaatcaatacgcAACTAGTCAAGAAATTTTAAGTGTAAAATGCAAAATCAAATCACAAATCCAGTAGTCATCCTGATTTGATGACTGTTCTCAGATTCAAGGATGTTATTGTATTTCTCAACAAATTCTTCTTATTTTTTCAGGTAAACAGTACTTATTTCTTCCTCCTAGTAGATATGTATTTTCTGGAGCAGAGGTGTATTCTGATATGGAGGATGATTCTGACTCCGATATATCATCAATGTCTTCTTCATCAGATGACGAATCACAGAACAGTATTAATGATGATGAAAAGAACGATTCCAACACTCTCCCCTCTGTAAATGATGTAAAGGAAGATTCTGAATTACACCTTGTCAATGGTGAGGAAAGGAAAGATTCAAACACTCTCCCTTGTACAAATGGTGAAAAGAAAAATTGTGAATTACAACTAGTCAATGGTGATGAAAGGAATGATTCCAAAATTCTCCCTTCTGTAAATGGTGAAAAGGAAGATTCAAAATCACATCTAGTCAATGGTGAGGGctcaataaacaatgaaacaaaagACATCAACAACCCTGTGAATAGTGTTTTCCGTGATCAGACAAATTTATCTTGTAAAACAGATCTAAACACCTCAAATGGAATGTTAAAATATGACTCTCAACACAAGACAAAACCATTGCAAAAATTATGTAATGGGATGCATCAAAGTTATGATGAATTAGAGGAACCTGAAAGACAAGTTCAATCAGCTGACAAACACAGTGATTCATAATTACGTCAGTCTGACAATATATAACATGGTGTATGATCATTTCACAGAATAATGGCATTGTACTATAATcattgttttctacagtttattgtttaaaaattattttttcatttcctGCTCTTGTTTTATCTTTGTCATATTAACAAAACTGCAACAATGGCAATCCCTGTGTGATGTTTATCATTTTCCATTATAAttataattcatttatatttgttggtacacattttcatggatattttcaTAGCTACTTGATTTCATTGTTACAACAGACTAAAGGTTTGCTTTTGTTGAATTCTCAAATGGTTCACCTTTACCCTAACATTCACAACTGTAGTACTCAtcaactactgtggattcatttaattttttatttatttacaaatgtataatgggtaccaattttagtagattgaggaaaacttgcatttaggtggatatttgatttcatggcaTTGCCAAAGTTTACACATAAGTCTACATATAAATCTAGTAATCTACcttaaatagaaaattttaaattagttgaacatttaattttgtggttcccctgtaccctTGAAATCCATGGAaaatggtatccaacgaataatgatgaatccacagtactaaaTAAAAACGAATCCAAAGTATATGTGGTTTGTGTTGCAATTCTTTTTTCAGCAATTTGCAGCAATTCTTTGAAAGTAAGATAATGAAAAAACATACTGTCTAGTTTTTGATGTACTTATATATTTtgcatgaaaaaaaatgtttgaaaaatatgctcaaaattatattaaaaaaaaataatttgtctcataaaaaaaaaatgttttttgagactGAGTAATGTGAAACAGAAAACTTCCAGTTTAAGGCAGTTCTCAGTCTCTAGTTACTAGATTGATCAATTTCTCAAAATCTATGCAAGACTGAACATTTTAGGGGAGATAAATCATGTTAAATTTTTGATGactttgaaattgtttaaatttcattatgGGATTGACCAAATAGTGTGGTTCATTATCTTTAAGACTATTCTGCATACAAATGTGGATTGTACTTTTATTTTGGCACATTCCTGTGTAAAATGTGAAAGTTTGAAAACtgcacaatttttgttttaaaacacaaGTAATCTAGAATACTTTCAACTCCTCAAAGGAAGATAACATTACTTTCAATTCAGAATTCAAATGGTCATTTCGGAGTAACAagtttttcaaaacataaaaaaaatcttttttctaaaatctacctgaaggtttttttttctcttttctttccttttttaagtACCTTTGAATAAAAGTAAGTACCATTCAatgttcaattcaaatatttttatttattttaaaaaatttaatattgacaatgaataataataatataaataatacaaaaaaatgtatatcctATTTCTAATTTGATTAAATACTGATCCTGTTTCCACATTACAATGATCTAACAGCATTCtgttttcttaaaaattattCAAGATTTTCAGAATTTGCTATAATGTTAAATACCAAAAACATGCTGTATTTTCATTGGTTAATGCAATGATTACTAAAACATTAAGGGATACAGAGCATTGTCTGGTCGTAGTAAATGAGTCATTGACATGGGATCTGTATTATAATCAATTTGtcttatttcaaatttgaaatattaaagatGTATTGTTCATAACAATTTacagatttataaatatttcttgttttctTTATTGAGGCCAACTTGTTTCTTTTTACTAGAAAAATTACTGGTTCTTTTATAAAGGGTTAGTGTAACTTACAATTGAATTTagttgtttttatacgactgccaaaattgaaaattttttggtcgtatattggcatcacgttggcgtcgtcttcGTACGTAGTCGTCGTCcaaagacttttggttttcgcactataagtttagtataagtgaatagaaatctat contains:
- the LOC139487990 gene encoding NAD-dependent protein deacetylase sirtuin-1-like, with protein sequence MADQPLKNEPPFKRQKLNEEGTDDSEQQGCSNINIPKDNEAGNTEQVHEAQTDNSDNCSEISNLSGLSEEAWKPTSGAMTWIHKQIMNGVNPRPILNGLIPDDTLIPNDIDDFTLWKIVINIMSEPPPRKKLSHINTLQDVIQLLQNCTNIMVLTGAGVSVSCGIPDFRSRDGIYARLAVDFPDLPDPQAMFDINYFSNDPRPFFKFAKEIYPGQFEPSRSHKFINTIEKHGKLLRNYTQNIDTLEQVAGITKVIQCHGSFATATCMSCKHKVSAEIVREDIFNQVIPKCSVCPPDSPTSIMKPDIVFFGESLSDEFHKQMTEDKDKCDLLIVIGSSLKVRPVALIPNSLPEDVPQILINREPLKHLNFDVELLGDCDAIVEELCKHLNWDNKSRSPLLHEISKCELKTPTSSDLDDSGSDNDVKGQGSLENKSEEGKSDDRNCDQKTAKEVSNLQHVKVCDEIDENNSVKNDKKPHIPVSVVLDNSESCTVINKSDSSPVITSQKTDETDGLTINGNTSLETSSKIIESETQDRSVADESRSKTTSENSKLDSKDSSLSGKSKNNSALAVDSNKNGLLLSDDPKDEEDDDDEDFEITNMWKSGHHGSLAKRLEGKQYLFLPPSRYVFSGAEVYSDMEDDSDSDISSMSSSSDDESQNSINDDEKNDSNTLPSVNDVKEDSELHLVNGEERKDSNTLPCTNGEKKNCELQLVNGDERNDSKILPSVNGEKEDSKSHLVNGEGSINNETKDINNPVNSVFRDQTNLSCKTDLNTSNGMLKYDSQHKTKPLQKLCNGMHQSYDELEEPERQVQSADKHSDS